A window of Lacibacter sediminis contains these coding sequences:
- a CDS encoding exonuclease domain-containing protein has translation MLYAITDTETTGGYAASNGITEIAVYIHDGQQIVDSFETLVNPHQPIPRFVQSLTGITDEMVQLAPSFEEIAPRLMELFQGKVFVAHNVNFDYSFVNHQLQSLGYNLNCKKLCTVRYARKIFPKLASYSLGNLCRHFEIPLYNRHRAAGDARATVQLLELLRKNDVNNHLHTMLGKQSKEQYLPLHLNKEDIDQLPLTPGVYYFHDAKDKIVYVGKALQLKKRVTSHFSNNKPSRQKQEFQRNIHRISYQQCGTELMASVLETIEIKRLWPKYNRAIKGYEASYGLYVYEDGNGYMRLAVDRKHKHLPAVHLFYSRYEGVTELKRLVKEFELCNKLCFIDRSTDPVCSAEGCKGACHGTETATDYNQRVQKAVDQLKQELPSFAIRERSYFNEKDSCILMEGGRFYGMGYVPTEFDFAAKDELRNQLQEYPEYDFVRNIIKRYALEQPDKVVWL, from the coding sequence ATGCTTTACGCTATTACAGATACTGAGACAACAGGGGGGTATGCAGCTTCAAACGGTATAACGGAGATAGCAGTTTATATCCATGATGGCCAGCAGATTGTGGATAGCTTTGAAACGCTGGTGAACCCTCATCAGCCCATTCCCAGGTTCGTACAATCCTTAACAGGAATTACAGATGAGATGGTGCAACTGGCTCCTTCTTTCGAGGAAATTGCTCCACGATTGATGGAGCTTTTCCAGGGAAAGGTATTTGTGGCGCATAACGTGAACTTCGATTATTCGTTTGTTAATCATCAACTACAATCGCTCGGTTATAATCTGAACTGTAAAAAGCTATGTACCGTCCGGTATGCAAGAAAGATCTTTCCAAAACTGGCATCGTACAGCCTCGGGAACTTATGCAGGCATTTTGAAATTCCGCTTTATAACCGACACAGGGCTGCAGGTGATGCAAGAGCAACCGTTCAACTGCTGGAATTGTTGCGAAAAAATGATGTGAATAATCATTTGCATACCATGCTTGGGAAGCAATCGAAAGAGCAATACCTGCCACTGCATTTGAACAAAGAAGATATTGATCAGTTGCCACTCACGCCCGGTGTATATTATTTTCATGATGCAAAAGATAAAATTGTTTATGTGGGCAAAGCATTGCAGTTAAAGAAGCGTGTAACAAGTCATTTTTCCAATAATAAGCCTTCACGACAGAAACAGGAATTTCAACGAAACATTCATCGTATTTCTTACCAGCAATGTGGCACAGAGTTGATGGCTTCGGTGCTGGAGACAATCGAGATCAAACGACTATGGCCAAAGTATAACCGGGCCATTAAAGGGTATGAAGCCAGCTACGGTTTGTATGTATATGAAGATGGAAATGGGTATATGCGGTTAGCTGTTGACAGGAAGCATAAACATCTCCCGGCTGTGCATTTGTTTTACAGCAGATACGAAGGTGTAACAGAATTAAAGCGATTAGTAAAGGAATTCGAGTTGTGCAATAAACTTTGTTTTATTGATCGGTCAACCGATCCTGTTTGCAGTGCTGAAGGATGCAAAGGGGCTTGCCATGGTACCGAAACTGCAACTGACTACAATCAACGGGTACAAAAAGCGGTTGACCAGTTAAAACAGGAATTGCCAAGTTTCGCTATCAGGGAGCGATCTTATTTTAATGAAAAAGACAGTTGCATCTTAATGGAAGGTGGCCGTTTTTACGGAATGGGATATGTACCTACAGAATTTGATTTTGCTGCAAAAGATGAACTGCGTAATCAATTGCAGGAATATCCTGAATATGATTTTGTGCGAAACATCATTAAACGATATGCTTTAGAGCAACCGGATAAAGTGGTTTGGTTGTAA